AAACTTCATGGAAAAGTTAAAAGTATTTTTTAATTAAATTTGATAGATGGAGTGGGTACATAGGCAACTATTAAAAATCAGGATTTATGCTTTGTTTATAGACTGGACCAAAGTATGTGTACTTCCAGGTTTTAGTCCGCTGCCGCTTTATACCATCGCTTCGTTTTTCTTTAAGGAGATCGGGAAGGATTCTTTAGTCAATAAGGCCTCTTCTCTTGCCTATAATTTTATGCTGGCTTTATTTCCTGCCATCATCTTTCTGTTTACTTTAATTCCGTTTATTCCAAGGCGTATAGGCTTCCAGAAACAGCTGATGGATTTCATTGTGCTGATCCTGCCGGCCGATGCTTATAGAGCCTTTGAGACCACTTTAAATGAAATTGTAAACAAGCCTAACCGGGGATTGTTATCCTTTGGTTTTTTCCTTTCTCTATTTTTCGCTACAAATGGCGTGCATAGTCTGATGATGGCCTTTAACAAGTCATCCCTGATTATAGAAACGAGGACCTGGTTAAAGCAACGCTTAATTGCAATACTGCTGACCATCGCGATTGCGCTTTCTGTGATCATTTGTATCGTGGCGATGACCATCGGAGAGGTTGCTTTAAATTACATTGATGATGAACTGAACATCAAAGGAAACTTCATTGCTTACCTCATTCAGTTAACCCGCTGGTCGCTCCTTGGGATTCTGTATTTTGTGACCATCTCGATTTTATACAAATACGGACCCGCACATGCAAAAAAATGGAGATTCTTTAGCGCAGGTTCCTGCCTGTCTACAATCCTGGCATTTTTAACGATCTGGGGATTCTCTTTTTATATCAATAATTTCAGTTCTTACAATAAAGTATATGGTTCAATTAGTACTTTAATTGTGCTGATGATCTGGCTTTATTTAAATTCTTTGATCTTATTGGTGGGATTTGAGCTCAATGCGAGTGTAGATTTGTCGAAAAGAAGTGTAAAAATCATCCGTCCGAACTTCAATATGTTCAAAAATACACCGCCTAACCCGGGGAATTCAGAAAGATAAAAAATTTTTCTAACTCATCTTTAAGGGCTTATCAAGTTTTCGTTAAATTATCTGATTCTGAATTTGCAGAATCAAGCGGTATTTGTACTTTTGTCGCGGAGAGTTGGCAGAGTGGTCGATTGCGGCAGTCTTGAAAACTGTTGACTTGTCAAAGGGTCCGCGGGTTCGAATCCCCCACTCTCCGCCAAGGTATCAAAACCTACAAAAATCCTGCAAATCGAAAGATTAGCAGGATTTTTTGTTTTAATTGAACTCCAAAATGCTCATTAATTTCCATATAGTTGGTGAGTGATTCGGTGAGTACATCTTGGACTTGTAAAAACTCACCGAACAGACAATACCAAGTCGACATTAAACAATGTTAAAAAAACAAACATCTAATCTTTAACATAGTCGTTTCATTTAGACTACCGACTTATATCAATGGATTCACTACACAGAGAATCAATGTCCAAACCAACTAAATAGATTATTGCGTTAGAAATCAGATCTGCGTTTACTTCAGCCATAAAGTTCAATAGGATTAGAAACCATACATACCGCCCGAAACTGATATTTGCTCACCAGTGATCCAACCCGCATCATCAGATGCGAGAAATACCGCGGCTTTCGCAATATCTTCGGGCTGGCCTCTTCGGCCAAGTGGTGTATTGGCAATAAACATTTTTTCATAATCACTTCCGGCGGTTACACCCGCACTGGTTGCACCTTCTGTTTCTGTGGCGCCAGGTAAAACTGAATTGATCCGAACCTTTTTTGCACCCAGTTCTTTTGACAAAGCGATAGTGAAGGCGTCTAGTGCAGCCTTAGTTGCAGAGTACAATGAAGCATTCGGAAGTGGATATTTACTTGCTCCCGAACTAATATTAATGATGTTGCCGCCCTCATCACCAAAAAGTTTCAATGCTGCCTGAATAGTCAATATTGGCCCTAACACATTGACATTAAAACTCTGGTGAAATGCCTCTACCGAAATCTGCTCAATAGGTGCGTAACCCTGTGATACTGCATTGTTAACTAAAACATTTAATGTGCCGTAGGCTTTTTCCGTTTCTTCAAACAGCCTAATCACGTCAGCTGCTTTAGATACATCTGCCTGCACGGCGATGGCTGTGCCTCCATTATCTATTATGGCTTTCACCACTTTTTCTGCGCCTTCTTTACTTGAGGCATAATTCACCACAACTTTTGCGCCTTCTGCAGCAAAATGTTTCGCTATGGCTGCGCCTATTCCTTTTGAAGCACCGGTAACAACCGCCACTTTATTTATTAATCTTTCCATTTCGAATTATTTTTTTATTTAGATAAATAGGTCATGCCACCATCAACAAGGAGTTCAGCACCCAACATGAATGAAGAATCATCAGAGGCCAGGAATACCGCTGTTTTACCGATATCAGACGGATGGCCTATCCTGCCAATTGGCATTACACTAGCAAAGTGAGTTTTTAAAGCTTCGATTTGCTCCGCAGGCACGAATTTGTCAAATGCCGGCGTATCAGTTGTACCCGGCGTAATTACGTTTACTCTTATTTTTCTATCTATAAGGTCATTTGAAAACGCTTTTGCCAGA
This region of Pedobacter steynii genomic DNA includes:
- a CDS encoding YihY/virulence factor BrkB family protein gives rise to the protein MEWVHRQLLKIRIYALFIDWTKVCVLPGFSPLPLYTIASFFFKEIGKDSLVNKASSLAYNFMLALFPAIIFLFTLIPFIPRRIGFQKQLMDFIVLILPADAYRAFETTLNEIVNKPNRGLLSFGFFLSLFFATNGVHSLMMAFNKSSLIIETRTWLKQRLIAILLTIAIALSVIICIVAMTIGEVALNYIDDELNIKGNFIAYLIQLTRWSLLGILYFVTISILYKYGPAHAKKWRFFSAGSCLSTILAFLTIWGFSFYINNFSSYNKVYGSISTLIVLMIWLYLNSLILLVGFELNASVDLSKRSVKIIRPNFNMFKNTPPNPGNSER
- a CDS encoding SDR family NAD(P)-dependent oxidoreductase → MERLINKVAVVTGASKGIGAAIAKHFAAEGAKVVVNYASSKEGAEKVVKAIIDNGGTAIAVQADVSKAADVIRLFEETEKAYGTLNVLVNNAVSQGYAPIEQISVEAFHQSFNVNVLGPILTIQAALKLFGDEGGNIINISSGASKYPLPNASLYSATKAALDAFTIALSKELGAKKVRINSVLPGATETEGATSAGVTAGSDYEKMFIANTPLGRRGQPEDIAKAAVFLASDDAGWITGEQISVSGGMYGF